The following is a genomic window from Episyrphus balteatus chromosome 1, idEpiBalt1.1, whole genome shotgun sequence.
aagaattttgaccccggcagaattttgaccccaacccttttgCAAAACCTCCatacattttgtattgtttttgttgagttttgaaaaaaacgattttttaaaatattttttttcaattaaaaactattagctttaatattttttttattttgttatcttATGCGGCTGGCATTCTTAGCGTTtgttaaaatcatttaattttaagatttaaattaatgtcgttttcgattggaatcactcaaggattcactcattctgaaatccaataaaacggtttgaatcgcttccactcaattctgaaattctTTACATGTActgggggtcaattcccgatctgtgaaactgtgaagtgataaaaaatttatcatttcaattttattatgaaaaatttttgaagtttgttttaattttttaatttttcttaatacatttttcaagcttgttttattttttttataaatccagaATCAAATTTAGTATGAAAACGTgacttcacagtttcacaggtcgggaattgacccccagTACAGGTAAAAAACTTCAggtgaataataaaataaaaatcttttatttttctactgaaaatttgttttgacgtttaattatttaaatattagtgattttgagtgaattcaTTTCTATCTGTCAttttcgtgcgaataaaacactttcagaaggcttctgaatgattccggacgcttccgaaAAGTCCATCGAAAACGACATATCGTCGTTCTCATAAGGAAATCTCGTAACTCCACGTTACTCCCCAACTACTCTGTAGTCTCtctactctttcgtctctcctgtaaaattttgattttggaagttgcgaggttttcttatgagGCCGACGATATGTAATTGTATATCTCAAGCTttcgaaaaaagtatcattcataactgttagtgttgccgttgttttttatatttttgtttttattttaagtatttctaGACCCtctacaaaaaaacaatatcaattctTGGTTCATAAGTTATCATACTTTACCCTTAAATTTTTCTTtggagtaaaacaaaaatacaaaaaaagatcggttcaaatggccatacttcaattaattttcaatgaaaaatttaataatcccagcatttaaaattaaatttaagcttctttttttattagagCTGTTTATGTCGTCCTCAGCCCAAAAAAAGGGACAtcctaaaaagcaaaaaaactcaaaaaatcgaatttttttttttttttttttttcaattaaaaaaaaaaaaacattctaatatgaaataaaattcttgACAAAAAGTTTATATATCAAAGtttttgctttgtttacgagatatattgaaaaaaccagaAAAGAGGCTTAAATTTCCACCCCCTCATTTAATAGTACttcgcggttttatcttcttttataacccattgaacgattcctacTATAAAAACCTGTGAAAGTCTTACTTTCTTATTAGTTATTACCGTGTTTTtatcgacataatcaatagcctattaagAAACTTTTCTGAATTTGTTTCGTTTTTCAGTATTGGGATGTACTTCTTTCGCCAGATGGGCTTCTTTTGAGTTACCTTTCTAGCACCGATTCCAAAAGCATTGAAAAATATGATGCGAATTCGATGGAAGAAATAATAATCTCGATAGTTCTTTGCATTGAATCACTCCTTAGTCCTGCCGAGTTAGTAGAAATGGACAATCAAACAGAAGATCTTCTTTCGATGATTGGAAGTAAGATTCTTGCAATTCTCTACTCGGATAAAATCAAGTTCAATCGTTCTGCTCATCATATGAACTTTATGACCACATCTTTGAATGTACTCCATGTGATTGCTTGTGAGAATAGGGACTGGTGTGATGCCAATATTGGAGAACTGTTGGGTCTATCTAAAGCTTTTATGCATCACGGAATCCCTGGGATTCCACAAGTCCAAGCACAAAAGGTTCACATTTCGCAGCAATCGATTGTCGATCAAGGCACGATGGAAGCTAATAATCGAGGAGGAAAAGTCGCGAAGACCCGAAAACCTCGAACAGTTAATAAAAATCGTAAATCCGATGGGAAAATGAAGCAAAATCCAAACAACGATGAAGCGGTTCTTCAGCTACCATCGGGAAGTAATCTTAAAGTTGATTGTGAGTTTGaatcattttttgtccatttttttaaaaatattttgttgtattCTCAGTTGAAACTccaatatttaataaaacaagtGATTCGGATTTTTCCGAATCTGAAGCTAGTCGAACTAGAAACGAGCGACATAAACAAGCCAAGCTGCGACTTGCTGCAATTTCATTAATCGGTCTTATAGCAAAAAATGTTGATAGGAAAATATTCTATGGCTATTGGCATTCATTGTTTCCAAATGATGCTAGCCCTGGGCTTTTAACTTGTGCTACTCGTGATCCAAATCCTAGGTGTAGAGTTGCAGCATTACAGGCAGCTTCTGTCATATTATTCGGTTCCAGATCGTTTCTTTTGCAAGCTGAATGGAGGTAAAGTTAATaagttctttctttttttattgatttaatgtattttatttttcatttcagtGAAAAACCTCCAACAACTTTTATGCCATTTTCAATATCATTAGCGAATATGATAATTGCAATGTATGAAGTTCTAACTCAAGCATTGGCTAATGAAAGTTCTCTACCAGTTCTGACACAGATTTTAAAATGCTTGACTGTGTTGATTCAGGTAAGAATAAtagaacaaaaatctaaaagcgAGGTAGGTTATGTTTTATGACATACATACCTTATGGGATAATTATTGGTTGATCAACTCTAGTATTCTCATAGCTGTGCAAAAATATTACGTTTTACAACTGAACTAACACGatacatttttgaagtggaaaattttataaaatgttcaaCTGCCGTTCTAaagtttattaatattaaagtgAGTTAAAACTTGCCCCATATAGGATTTACTGTTTAAAAATAGCACAGTTAGCAAGTCTTGTTTTTGTGTGGTCGACCTTCGACTTGTTTACCCTACTTTTATTTTGCCGAAAATTACTCGTGGTAGATCCACAATAAGACCAGGCTTGTTTCTAAATTCTCGTTGAATTTGAATGCTTCATTTCATCTTGGCTTaatttgccattctataactgGAGGTTTTGAGGCTACATGCAAAAGACttttaaaaaagtcaaattcttgcATGTAGTATAGATAAACCAGATTGAATggagtttttgttaatttcgtTTTCGCTGTATTTAACTTGTTTATTAAGCTGAGTATTTCTGTGCTTGCACTGCATATTTTCCATCAACCTTCACTTCTATGTTGGAACTTATGACAGTCTCATTAAGTGAATcgattttagattaaaaaaatctGATTTCGCTATAAATTACTTACTTTTTACCTACCAATTTCTTAGCAATTCACAAATTTGCTGCACTAAAAACATAACCCAGTAATACTGGGCCagtatataatataataaatcattaaaactaaattattcTCTTTAATCGTTATGTTAATTCTATTAATATTTTACTAATCTAAATATTTATTATCCTTTAGGCCACTCCATTCCATCGTCTCAAACCTGGTCTGGTGACAGAATTTGTAAAATCAATTCGCAAATTAGTTTACCACAAAGGTAAGAttctaatttataaatttttaatttcatttaatcaATTATATATTTGTTTTGCGAAAATAGACCCTACAGTCCAAGTAGCAGCTTTAATGGTAATGGAATTCCTTATTTCCACACCAGACATAACAACAGAAATTTCCGAAATAGTTGGCATTCCCAAAACATTAATTGGTACAATGATTCGAAATCAGAATCGATTGAACGATTCTGGTGTTGAAGAAGTGTAAGTATAAAAATTattgatatacatacatatataataagttgcatttaaacaaaacaaacaacaactatCTTTTAAAGTATTGATACAGATTATGCTGAAGAAACTTTAGATTCAGATTCTGAAGATTTAATATCATCCCCAGCTGTAACTTCAAATTCTGTTCCAGCAGAAGAAAATGCCAATAATACCAAagaaattgcatttaaaatgtCTTGGCTTTTACAAAGAGTTTTGGAAAATCTTGGTGTTCTTGTAACTGAATCAAAGGTTTGTCATCATTTACataaaatttctttgtttaGGTATTTAATGACTTTTGTTTTGGTTTAGGAAAAACAACCAGCATCTACAACTCCAGTTCGAACTGAATGTCTTCAAGTACTCTCATCCATGGCGCCGCATTTCTCACTCCTTAAAGACCATTTGCAATTCATTGCTGCCGCCTTGAAGTCATCTTTGAATGATGCTCAACCGGATATTCGATTGTATACAGCCAAATGTTTGGACAGTCTTGGACATTCAATGAATACTTATCTTCTTGAACATGGTAAATTGTAAAATACTCATTCTTGGttctttaaatttcttatttgtcATTCTTATAGGTTCACCATCAAACGAGGAACTAATGTCTTGCCAGAATTTCTGGATATCCATGCTACCATCTGTGATTGAAAAGATACAAGATGCTGACCAAAGTCCTGCACTAAAAGCTATATTATGCGATTTTATGTCAAATATTGGAGTTCATGTTTTTGAAAGGCTTTCGGTAAGttgaattcattttaaaaattaaaaaaaattaatcacatCAATGTGATAGGCCCCGGCGAGATTCGAACTCACGATCTCCTGTTTACTAGACAGGCGCTTTAACCAACTAAGCCACGGCGCCACTTTGATTTCTGTTTGTCAATTGTTGCACAAGAATACAAAGacgataaaaataaacttttttgcttttctcgtgaaatatttgaaaaattaaataatgataCAGTCGGTTTAACAagaattgatacatttttttttttattttcagcatGTTTATCATATTCAATTGATTGGCATACTCTCAGGAGCTGGTTGTAATGAAGAGAATACAGTCCGAGCAGCTGCTGTGAGAGCTTTAGCAGTTTATGTGTTATTCCCTTCTTTACGTGAAAACTTGGTTTTCGTAGAGAATACTGCCGAGTCCATTTTACAGCTGATAAAAGATTCCAATCTATTTGTGAGGGTTAGGGCGTCATGGTCAATGGGAAATGTGAGCGATGCCCTCAtaacaaatttgtaattttaaactttttctcatttttttaaattttaatgagatttctttttttagttttaactcACGAGTAGAACGAATATCTGAAGACTTGTTGAAGCGACTTTTGGAAACAGCTATAGAATCAGCGAGTGATAATGATAAAGTAATGCCTCAAAAAGTTTCCAATTCTTCTTGATTGATATGATTTATCATGATTTTTTCAGGTTCGTAGTAATGCAGTTAGAACACTGGGAAATCTACTACGCTTGATAACACCCGATCATCTTAAAACACCAACATGGAGAACTTTAGTTCAAAAAAGTGTAGAAAAGCTTGTTAATTGTGTGAATACGGGTGGAAATGCAAAAGTTAAATGGAATTCCTGCTATGCAATtggaaattttatgaaaaattccgATTTATTTAATTCACAATACAACGATATGAATTGGCCAAATCTAGTTTTTCCAGCCTTGTGTAATCTCATTGTAaatcataataattttaaagttcGTATAAATGGAACAGCTGCATTGATGACAATTCAAGAGCGATCAAATTATGGTACACGTCTGCAGATGGTTTGGACAGCTTTATTAAATGCCATGGAACAATCAAGTAATTTAACAGATTTTAATGAATATAAACATAGGGATAATTTACAAGAACAGGTTAGTGTTTAAAAAACTCATAAATATTCATACAAacactttttaaacaatttcttttgtatttcaGCTTTGCATAGCAATAAGTCATATAATTAGCTTTTCAACTTTGGAAGACTTGAATATGCTTAAAACAGAACTTGTTCCAAAATTGGAGATTGTTAAACAAATATGGATAAGAGTGGTTAGTAGAATATTACCAGAAAATGCTGCTCCACTTTTATCATGTGCATTAAAATTGCAAgaccaaattaataaaaaagaacttaCAACGGAACAAAAGAATgcatgcaaaattttatcatcGTGTTTTACTCAACCAAGTGTGGATTCATTTTGAAATgattaatattttcatattttttaagtttacaataaaagaaataaattattaacacacatttttttaatactacAACAAACAAAGTGTTTCATTTAAAGTGAATTATTATCAGTTGTTGATTGTTAGAAACCGTAATACGGTTTTTAAACTGCAGATTGATCATTTTTTTCCAGTAAATGGCCAGATTGGTCAGTGTCTTTAGTATTTCCTCCAAaagcattgaaaaaattgtagttttcGTGATGAAGAATTTCTAGATTTTGGTACCAGATGTAGTTTTGGGAATCAGtttgtcaaatttttcaaaaagaaaaaaaacttaagaagttTCTCCTTATTTTccttgttgataaatttttttggaaaacggtTATTCAAATAGGAAAAATGTATTctcttttaatcttaaaaaaaattgggtaataTCCCAGAAGTAAGGAGAACTCACTTAAAAAATCtactcaatttaaaaaaaaatttccttcgaTGCATGaacttttatgattttttatcaTTCAGTTCTAACCGTAATCAAAttgataaaacattttttgttcattaaaaaaatttattgtctttaaataagaattaaatattttaagcaaTCCTTGTGTTTGATGGATGTCTATGACTGGCATCAATGTCCGGCCTCCTTGGTGGGGGTGGTGGTGGATAATGCTTTTGTCCTGTTGATCGGGATGCTTCTGAAGTGCCAACAGCAAACATAGCCAAAAAAGCAGCCACAAGAACAAAAATAGCGAAAATCTTCATTTTGCTTGAATTGCAAACTTAATATGGAGACGTTATTAAGATTACTGATAACAAACTCAAAGACACTAGCTCTTAAATACTTTGCATCTGTGAGGTGATCTTCatgaactaaaataaaaaaaaaaacgaaaaaaaaacatctaccAATTCTTATCGTAAGCAGCGAAAAAGTCCCCCATaatattgtttaattttgtgtgttttcttATGAATTGGGAGTCACCGAATGATGTATACCTATCTTGTTGACATATTGACTTTAGAAATATGAAGGTATACAATCTTTTgtctaaaatgaaaaaagggataaattatgttttgttttttttagttgaataaaaataaatttgattgtATTCGCGGAATATTAATTGAttaagcttttgaaaaaagtaaaaagaaacaTAGGTTCTATTAAAGATTTATAGAGTTTTAGATCTTATTTTATTAAGGCTATAAACTTGTCAAGTCATTTAGCAGCTTGTTCTTTCGGAATCTTCGATTAAATGCAAAAAACCATATTTTAAACCAGTATCTATGAATTTTGTTTCCTCTGGtcacaattgatttttttttttttttattaaagtcttTCACTAATTTTGAGACTTTTGGAACACCCTGTTTATCTACAATTACCAACTCTTTATAATATGAagatagaaaaaattattattatatagttAGTCATATGATGaatcgcaatgtgtcgcaaattaaacaatttatattatgtatatgtatgtatttacaacattttatAATCATTTTTCGCAATCTTTTTACAAATACAATGACCACATTATATGGAAAGATAAATGACGTATTCaagcaaaatatttgtataaaagaTAAGGTctcaaaacaaatcaatttatatttaGTAGATTGATTTCACTGTCGAAAGTTGAATCGATTGGAAGATCTTTAGAATCTCGTCTTTTATATTGGAAAGcgaaactaaaaaaatgaatttccgtGTTCTAGTTTTACTTACAACCATTTTAATTGTTGAAATTGTTTCAACTTCAAGTTTAAATAAACCTGATAATGATAATgaaggaagaaaaaataaccaaaatgttAATCATGAAAATGCAAAAGGAAATATTGTTGACCTTGGAAATTTCCCACCCGTAAAATATCCACGACAAAAGGGACTTCAAATAATGCAGAGACCAAATattggaatttaaatttaaacaaaatatattaattatttttttatttgtgtttaaaatatattttcttgcGAAATAAATAACAACTTtcgaaaacttatttttattgttcAATATACATATCATTTTAATAAGCTGTTAACTTCACatgttaaacaaacaaaaagccaAGGTCAGATTAGAAAAGTGATAGATGCAAATACAAAGCTATGAAGGGGAAAAATATCAGAGTTGGCTAAGGCATTGCACAGCACATTCGTGAAGTGAAGCTTAAGAAAGATTCTCTACG
Proteins encoded in this region:
- the LOC129905865 gene encoding HEAT repeat-containing protein 6 isoform X1, which encodes MDLAENFSQLTTKFLFLSCNDEKNKINMSDLNTLLNDLNSLDYLQGKFVDKKTAARLIESFININTQEETLIVKSCCLLTVLMNKQKIQLSRDQFKKLIEWQLKCLNFNFAATACDILMSMHALFRNHQSFGKEYWDVLLSPDGLLLSYLSSTDSKSIEKYDANSMEEIIISIVLCIESLLSPAELVEMDNQTEDLLSMIGSKILAILYSDKIKFNRSAHHMNFMTTSLNVLHVIACENRDWCDANIGELLGLSKAFMHHGIPGIPQVQAQKVHISQQSIVDQGTMEANNRGGKVAKTRKPRTVNKNRKSDGKMKQNPNNDEAVLQLPSGSNLKVDFETPIFNKTSDSDFSESEASRTRNERHKQAKLRLAAISLIGLIAKNVDRKIFYGYWHSLFPNDASPGLLTCATRDPNPRCRVAALQAASVILFGSRSFLLQAEWSEKPPTTFMPFSISLANMIIAMYEVLTQALANESSLPVLTQILKCLTVLIQATPFHRLKPGLVTEFVKSIRKLVYHKDPTVQVAALMVMEFLISTPDITTEISEIVGIPKTLIGTMIRNQNRLNDSGVEEVIDTDYAEETLDSDSEDLISSPAVTSNSVPAEENANNTKEIAFKMSWLLQRVLENLGVLVTESKEKQPASTTPVRTECLQVLSSMAPHFSLLKDHLQFIAAALKSSLNDAQPDIRLYTAKCLDSLGHSMNTYLLEHGSPSNEELMSCQNFWISMLPSVIEKIQDADQSPALKAILCDFMSNIGVHVFERLSHVYHIQLIGILSGAGCNEENTVRAAAVRALAVYVLFPSLRENLVFVENTAESILQLIKDSNLFVRVRASWSMGNVSDALITNFFNSRVERISEDLLKRLLETAIESASDNDKVRSNAVRTLGNLLRLITPDHLKTPTWRTLVQKSVEKLVNCVNTGGNAKVKWNSCYAIGNFMKNSDLFNSQYNDMNWPNLVFPALCNLIVNHNNFKVRINGTAALMTIQERSNYGTRLQMVWTALLNAMEQSSNLTDFNEYKHRDNLQEQLCIAISHIISFSTLEDLNMLKTELVPKLEIVKQIWIRVVSRILPENAAPLLSCALKLQDQINKKELTTEQKNACKILSSCFTQPSVDSF
- the LOC129905865 gene encoding HEAT repeat-containing protein 6 isoform X2; translated protein: MEEIIISIVLCIESLLSPAELVEMDNQTEDLLSMIGSKILAILYSDKIKFNRSAHHMNFMTTSLNVLHVIACENRDWCDANIGELLGLSKAFMHHGIPGIPQVQAQKVHISQQSIVDQGTMEANNRGGKVAKTRKPRTVNKNRKSDGKMKQNPNNDEAVLQLPSGSNLKVDFETPIFNKTSDSDFSESEASRTRNERHKQAKLRLAAISLIGLIAKNVDRKIFYGYWHSLFPNDASPGLLTCATRDPNPRCRVAALQAASVILFGSRSFLLQAEWSEKPPTTFMPFSISLANMIIAMYEVLTQALANESSLPVLTQILKCLTVLIQATPFHRLKPGLVTEFVKSIRKLVYHKDPTVQVAALMVMEFLISTPDITTEISEIVGIPKTLIGTMIRNQNRLNDSGVEEVIDTDYAEETLDSDSEDLISSPAVTSNSVPAEENANNTKEIAFKMSWLLQRVLENLGVLVTESKEKQPASTTPVRTECLQVLSSMAPHFSLLKDHLQFIAAALKSSLNDAQPDIRLYTAKCLDSLGHSMNTYLLEHGSPSNEELMSCQNFWISMLPSVIEKIQDADQSPALKAILCDFMSNIGVHVFERLSHVYHIQLIGILSGAGCNEENTVRAAAVRALAVYVLFPSLRENLVFVENTAESILQLIKDSNLFVRVRASWSMGNVSDALITNFFNSRVERISEDLLKRLLETAIESASDNDKVRSNAVRTLGNLLRLITPDHLKTPTWRTLVQKSVEKLVNCVNTGGNAKVKWNSCYAIGNFMKNSDLFNSQYNDMNWPNLVFPALCNLIVNHNNFKVRINGTAALMTIQERSNYGTRLQMVWTALLNAMEQSSNLTDFNEYKHRDNLQEQLCIAISHIISFSTLEDLNMLKTELVPKLEIVKQIWIRVVSRILPENAAPLLSCALKLQDQINKKELTTEQKNACKILSSCFTQPSVDSF